A window from Candidatus Nitrospira neomarina encodes these proteins:
- the gatB gene encoding Asp-tRNA(Asn)/Glu-tRNA(Gln) amidotransferase subunit GatB, whose amino-acid sequence MAYEPVIGVEVHAQLQTKTKLFCGCPTSFGLPPNTQVCPTCLGLPGSLPVLNQRAVEMAVRTGLALHCEITLTNQFSRKNYLYPDLPKGYQISQYDLPICGPGWLDISVNGESKRVRIRRAHLEEDAGKNVHDVPVEGSGVDLNRAGTPLLEIVTEPDLHSSDEVDAYLKTLHDLLVYLDVCDGNMEQGSFRCEPNVSLRPRGQDVLGTKVELKNINSFRFAKEALDFEISRQTEALTEGETIRQETRLWDVQKGHTVVMRSKEEAHDYRYFPDPDLLSVRLDAEWIESLRQTIPELPAVRMKRFVTEYHLPEYDAKLLTDSKNLADYFEACVKDFPHPKTVSNWVMGELLRELNTANTGPESSPVSPEQLVELLQLVEEGTISLKVARDLFPEFYASGKTPEQLVNEKGLVQVSDEGVLEKLIEEVLAQHSAQVEQYRGGKETVLGFLVGQVMKASQGKANPGKVNALLKQHLAS is encoded by the coding sequence ATGGCCTATGAACCAGTTATCGGGGTTGAGGTGCATGCCCAACTCCAAACAAAGACGAAATTGTTTTGTGGCTGTCCGACTTCTTTCGGTCTTCCTCCGAATACGCAGGTGTGTCCAACCTGTCTGGGGTTACCTGGAAGTTTGCCGGTGCTCAATCAACGTGCGGTGGAAATGGCCGTACGCACAGGACTCGCGCTTCACTGCGAGATCACACTGACCAATCAATTCTCCCGAAAAAATTACTTGTACCCTGATCTGCCGAAGGGCTATCAAATTTCGCAATATGATTTGCCGATCTGCGGACCAGGATGGCTCGACATTTCCGTCAACGGGGAGTCAAAACGCGTGCGCATTCGCCGGGCTCATTTGGAAGAGGATGCCGGGAAAAATGTTCACGATGTCCCAGTGGAGGGGAGTGGTGTCGATTTAAATCGAGCGGGGACCCCATTATTAGAAATTGTTACCGAACCCGACTTACATTCGTCCGACGAGGTTGATGCCTATTTGAAAACCCTTCATGATCTTTTGGTCTATCTGGATGTCTGTGATGGGAATATGGAACAGGGGAGTTTTCGTTGTGAACCGAATGTGTCGCTTCGTCCACGCGGGCAGGACGTTCTTGGGACCAAGGTCGAATTGAAAAATATCAATTCCTTCCGTTTTGCCAAAGAGGCCTTAGATTTTGAAATCTCCAGGCAGACAGAGGCATTAACGGAAGGCGAAACGATCCGCCAGGAGACCCGGCTGTGGGATGTTCAAAAAGGGCATACGGTTGTCATGCGAAGCAAGGAAGAGGCCCATGATTACCGATATTTTCCCGATCCTGACTTACTATCCGTCCGGCTGGATGCAGAGTGGATAGAATCGTTGCGTCAGACTATTCCGGAACTTCCGGCTGTCCGCATGAAGCGATTTGTGACGGAATATCATCTCCCTGAGTACGATGCAAAACTTCTGACCGATTCAAAAAACCTGGCCGACTATTTCGAGGCCTGCGTGAAAGACTTTCCCCATCCGAAAACGGTCAGTAACTGGGTCATGGGCGAATTACTTCGTGAGCTCAATACCGCTAACACCGGTCCCGAATCTTCCCCGGTAAGTCCCGAACAATTGGTTGAACTCTTACAATTGGTAGAAGAGGGGACGATCAGCTTAAAAGTGGCCAGAGATCTCTTCCCGGAATTTTATGCGAGTGGGAAAACTCCGGAGCAATTGGTGAATGAAAAAGGGCTGGTCCAGGTTTCCGATGAGGGTGTCCTGGAAAAATTGATAGAGGAGGTGCTGGCCCAGCATTCTGCTCAAGTGGAGCAATATCGTGGCGGGAAGGAAACCGTATTAGGTTTTTTGGTGGGCCAGGTGATGAAGGCATCACAGGGAAAAGCCAATCCTGGCAAGGTCAATGCGCTATTGAAACAGCATCTTGCATCTTGA
- the era gene encoding GTPase Era, whose product MKSGQLAILGRPNVGKSTLLNALVREKIAIVSDKPQTTRNLILGVGHYPEGQLILIDTPGLHTPHHRLNTQMVESALGTLTQSDVVYMIVDSQVLPGPGDRQVLEQIMSSHQERPFKGVFLLLNKADAVAKSRLLPLIDQYRTWFPWTEIIPISAKTGVNIPQLVELTFACLTPCSELMYDEDFLTNQPMRHMAAELIREKVLAQTYDELPYAVGVLIEEFQEEPGLTTIRAVILVEKTSQKGIVIGKKGMRLKEIGQSARLDMERLFGMKIYLRMWVKVQEGWRDNIQVLNELGYG is encoded by the coding sequence ATGAAATCAGGCCAATTAGCCATTCTCGGCCGACCCAATGTCGGCAAGTCGACGTTGCTCAATGCATTGGTACGCGAAAAAATCGCCATCGTCTCCGATAAACCACAAACAACTCGAAACCTGATTTTAGGGGTCGGGCATTACCCTGAAGGTCAGCTCATTCTCATTGATACGCCTGGCCTCCATACCCCTCACCATCGCCTGAACACACAGATGGTGGAATCGGCGTTAGGCACCCTGACTCAATCCGATGTGGTCTATATGATCGTGGACAGTCAGGTCTTGCCGGGTCCTGGGGACCGACAAGTCCTGGAGCAGATTATGTCGTCTCATCAAGAGCGACCATTTAAGGGGGTATTTTTATTATTAAATAAAGCCGATGCTGTCGCCAAATCCAGGCTGCTACCCCTTATTGATCAATACCGCACATGGTTTCCGTGGACAGAAATTATCCCCATTTCTGCCAAGACCGGGGTAAATATCCCGCAATTAGTGGAATTAACCTTTGCGTGTCTGACCCCGTGTTCGGAATTAATGTATGACGAAGATTTTTTGACCAATCAGCCAATGCGCCATATGGCTGCAGAGCTCATTCGTGAAAAAGTTCTAGCCCAGACGTACGATGAATTACCATATGCTGTGGGTGTGTTGATCGAGGAATTTCAGGAAGAACCAGGGCTGACAACCATACGGGCCGTTATTCTTGTGGAAAAAACAAGTCAAAAAGGGATTGTGATCGGGAAAAAAGGCATGCGCCTCAAAGAGATTGGTCAAAGTGCCCGGTTAGATATGGAGCGACTGTTCGGCATGAAGATTTATCTCCGGATGTGGGTGAAAGTGCAGGAAGGCTGGCGCGATAATATTCAGGTGTTGAATGAACTGGGATATGGGTGA
- the panD gene encoding aspartate 1-decarboxylase — protein sequence MYRQLLRCKIHRATVTDSSLDYEGSLTIDEDLMDRAGIMAYEAVMVSNLNNGERFSTYALPGTRGKGEIILNGPTARLGVIGDKVIIFCYELFNDEEAKRHVPQIIQVDHQNKAK from the coding sequence ATGTATCGACAATTGTTACGATGTAAAATTCACCGGGCGACCGTTACCGATTCCAGTCTCGACTATGAGGGTAGTTTAACGATTGACGAAGACCTGATGGATCGAGCGGGAATAATGGCCTATGAAGCGGTGATGGTTTCCAATTTGAATAACGGAGAGCGGTTTTCGACTTACGCGCTTCCAGGCACCCGGGGCAAAGGAGAGATCATTTTAAATGGTCCCACAGCCCGGTTGGGAGTGATTGGCGATAAGGTCATTATTTTTTGTTATGAATTATTTAATGATGAAGAAGCCAAGCGGCACGTCCCTCAAATTATCCAAGTCGATCACCAGAATAAAGCAAAGTAA
- a CDS encoding DEAD/DEAH box helicase yields MHHDDLKRELQNLPVKYLHHMARGRIHRHFRLGKHRLVELMLAFPPDQILAIETELQQILTIRQERLAAQEARAAARPQIPDSPFQAKNRPNKRRPTFGPVPPSITLKQILEGIGVPEPQPFVPDPWQTEAVEHLAHSDVIVSAPTGSGKTYVAIQAIRQAMALNQTVIYTSPLKALSNTKFMEFTQLFGPDQVGILTGDRRDNAQAPLLVMTTEILRNLFYDAASGEIDLRLHTLGLVILDESQYLADPERGVVWEETIILCPSQARLLLLSASIGNPQDLAEWLQSIRPIPCHLIRHAKRSVPLRGLYLHPTGQLVPLFKNQDIHQGKGYTFHPETKQLFAEYEIKPFR; encoded by the coding sequence ATGCATCATGATGATCTCAAGCGCGAACTCCAAAATTTACCGGTAAAATATTTACATCACATGGCCAGGGGCCGCATCCATCGACATTTTCGTCTCGGGAAACATCGCCTTGTTGAATTAATGCTGGCCTTTCCACCGGACCAGATTCTGGCCATCGAAACCGAACTGCAGCAGATACTGACCATCCGCCAGGAACGCCTGGCCGCGCAAGAAGCCCGCGCCGCAGCACGCCCTCAAATTCCTGATTCGCCCTTTCAAGCAAAAAATCGTCCCAATAAGAGGAGGCCCACCTTCGGCCCTGTTCCGCCATCGATTACGCTCAAGCAAATATTGGAAGGGATTGGAGTTCCTGAGCCTCAACCCTTCGTTCCGGATCCCTGGCAAACCGAGGCGGTGGAACATCTGGCGCATTCAGATGTCATTGTGAGCGCTCCGACGGGAAGCGGAAAAACCTATGTCGCCATCCAGGCGATCAGGCAAGCGATGGCACTGAACCAAACGGTGATTTACACCTCTCCACTCAAAGCGCTGTCAAATACAAAATTCATGGAATTCACCCAGCTTTTTGGACCGGATCAAGTCGGAATTTTAACCGGAGACCGGCGTGACAATGCTCAGGCCCCGCTCCTGGTCATGACGACCGAAATTTTGAGAAATTTATTCTATGATGCCGCCAGCGGGGAGATTGATTTACGGCTGCATACTTTGGGGCTGGTTATTCTGGATGAATCCCAATATCTCGCCGATCCAGAGCGTGGGGTGGTGTGGGAAGAAACCATTATTTTGTGTCCATCCCAAGCACGGCTTCTTCTTCTCTCAGCCTCTATCGGGAATCCTCAAGATCTGGCTGAATGGCTTCAATCCATCAGGCCTATTCCCTGCCATCTTATCCGCCATGCCAAACGATCCGTTCCTCTTCGAGGGCTGTATCTGCATCCTACAGGGCAACTCGTTCCGCTGTTCAAAAATCAAGATATTCATCAAGGGAAAGGTTATACTTTTCATCCAGAAACAAAGCAGCTGTTCGCTGAATACGAAATTAAACCATTTCGTTAA
- the gatA gene encoding Asp-tRNA(Asn)/Glu-tRNA(Gln) amidotransferase subunit GatA: MSLFKLTLKDLQGKFTAGEISAVDIARSYSLRLSQVEPKIKAYITLTPKETLLEQAKAIDDGLKAWRKTQPLMGMPLGIKDNICTEGIRTTCGSRMLENFVPPYDATVMGRLRTHQPLILGKTNLDEFAMGSSTEHSVFGPSRNPWNQKFIPGGSSGGSAAAVAADECVAALGSDTGGSIRQPAACCGVVGLKPTYGRVSRFGLVAFASSLDQIGPITKTVTDAAIMLNAIAGFDPMDSTSANRDCPDFTKAVKKKDLKKLTIGVPREYFSDGLDTEVCEKVQDAIQVLQELGGTIREVTLPSTEQAIATYYLIATAEASSNLARYDGVRFGFRAKESRELAEMYRSTRSQGFGPEVKRRIMLGTYALSAGYYEAYYGKAQAVRTLIQQEFDAVFQEVDLLVSPVMPTPAFQLGERLDDPLQMYLSDIYTIPASLSGLPAMSVPCGLSKMGLPIGLQLMGRPFEEAMVLRAAYAYEQATDWRMKRPVIRS, from the coding sequence ATGTCTCTATTTAAACTTACGCTAAAAGATCTTCAGGGTAAATTTACCGCTGGCGAGATTAGTGCTGTGGATATCGCCAGGTCTTATTCGCTGCGGCTCAGCCAGGTGGAGCCGAAAATCAAAGCCTATATTACCTTGACACCAAAAGAGACGCTCCTCGAACAAGCCAAAGCGATTGATGATGGACTGAAAGCCTGGCGAAAAACACAACCGCTCATGGGCATGCCATTAGGTATTAAAGATAATATTTGCACAGAAGGGATCCGGACGACTTGTGGATCTCGAATGTTGGAAAACTTTGTTCCTCCTTATGACGCCACAGTGATGGGCCGTCTTCGAACTCACCAACCTTTGATTCTGGGCAAAACCAATCTGGATGAATTTGCCATGGGTTCGTCCACGGAACATTCAGTGTTTGGGCCGTCCAGAAATCCGTGGAATCAAAAGTTTATACCGGGAGGATCCAGCGGAGGATCGGCGGCTGCGGTGGCAGCCGATGAATGTGTGGCGGCATTAGGCTCTGATACCGGCGGGTCAATTCGACAACCAGCGGCTTGTTGCGGTGTGGTTGGGTTAAAGCCTACCTATGGACGAGTGTCTCGCTTTGGATTGGTTGCCTTTGCCTCATCTTTGGATCAAATCGGTCCTATTACCAAAACCGTGACTGATGCCGCTATCATGCTGAATGCCATTGCCGGATTTGACCCGATGGATTCGACTTCCGCTAATCGTGACTGCCCGGATTTCACCAAAGCCGTGAAAAAGAAAGACCTCAAGAAACTCACTATCGGCGTGCCGCGGGAATATTTTTCTGATGGGCTTGATACAGAAGTCTGCGAAAAGGTTCAGGATGCCATACAGGTGTTGCAGGAGTTAGGCGGGACCATTCGAGAAGTGACGTTGCCTTCCACTGAACAGGCCATTGCGACCTATTACCTCATTGCCACGGCAGAGGCCAGCTCTAATTTGGCTCGCTATGATGGGGTCAGGTTTGGGTTTCGTGCCAAGGAATCCCGGGAATTGGCAGAGATGTATCGGAGCACCAGGTCGCAAGGGTTTGGCCCTGAAGTGAAACGGCGTATCATGTTGGGAACCTATGCCCTGAGCGCGGGGTATTACGAGGCATATTATGGGAAAGCTCAAGCCGTTCGCACCTTGATTCAACAGGAATTTGATGCCGTGTTCCAGGAAGTCGATTTGTTGGTGAGTCCGGTCATGCCGACGCCCGCCTTTCAATTAGGAGAGCGATTGGACGATCCCCTGCAAATGTATTTGTCCGACATTTATACGATTCCTGCGAGTTTGTCCGGACTCCCAGCGATGTCGGTTCCCTGTGGTTTGAGTAAAATGGGACTTCCTATCGGATTACAACTGATGGGGCGTCCGTTTGAAGAAGCCATGGTCTTGCGTGCGGCCTATGCCTATGAACAAGCCACAGACTGGCGAATGAAACGACCCGTGATTCGGTCATGA
- a CDS encoding YtxH domain-containing protein encodes MATNHSGASAGSVALAFLSGALLGAVTAIMLAPQPGRDSRERITGYARRTGEDLRDMKERATDAVEDVVGRGRELVEEISCAVREALDAGRDAMRREREMKSLD; translated from the coding sequence ATGGCAACTAATCATTCAGGTGCATCAGCAGGATCGGTTGCGTTGGCATTTTTAAGTGGAGCGTTATTGGGAGCCGTGACGGCGATCATGTTAGCTCCTCAGCCGGGAAGAGATTCCCGAGAACGAATCACGGGCTATGCCCGGCGAACGGGTGAAGATTTGCGAGACATGAAGGAGCGGGCCACTGATGCGGTAGAGGATGTCGTTGGTCGTGGCCGTGAACTGGTGGAAGAAATTTCCTGTGCCGTGCGAGAAGCCTTAGATGCGGGCCGGGATGCCATGCGCCGTGAACGTGAAATGAAATCCCTGGATTAA
- a CDS encoding helicase-related protein — protein MPPAIHPVDLIEILRRHRLTPAIVFLTSRRACDEAIDTFAHSSARMSTQRSEAIREFLEKFIKNFPSVEHHPLIPVVQEFGVAAHHAGHLPSWKIAIEELMRQGLLDAVFATTTLAAGVDFPARTVVITQSSVRKSQDFTDLTNSEIQQLAGRGGRRGKDLVGVVVITPSPYIDLNILGKGLTGYPEPIDSQFVVSYPMVLNLLKAHSLDQIEGLLAKSFAQFQLNQRSSIHQDHLDQIKDQLTPYGPRECADWITQWKGFDLARRRKAHRHPIVTKDTPFLTACLPFLTPGRLIGLPKGPAIILRQYRSRGTFAPMLSVIRAKGTLGECPAHSVTQVYDRLFEFQPSRTIPWCQPQVLAQLKKELSQLPARLPTVPILPETQETEDPLLAEILTEEFPCPTCPSHPACKKDFPLASKLRQKSQQLTKTIQALRDGLWHRFQQKADVLHKFGYITANSQLTADGEWARLIRINHSLLITELIRMEAFSGIAPGLLAGVMASISHDDDRPGSYMRLPSGLASMLTQVRAVADSLSPYEPPPLLRSDVAALVESWIGNPQLTWASLVRSTSMAEGDVYRLLARTLEFLSQIYGLKVTHPGLADTAHSAMVTMRREVLQELP, from the coding sequence ATGCCACCGGCCATTCATCCTGTTGATCTCATAGAAATACTCCGTCGGCATCGCTTGACTCCGGCGATTGTCTTTTTGACCTCTCGCCGGGCCTGCGATGAGGCCATTGATACCTTCGCCCACAGTTCCGCCAGGATGTCGACTCAACGTTCGGAGGCTATTCGGGAATTTCTGGAGAAATTCATCAAAAACTTCCCGAGTGTTGAGCACCACCCCTTAATTCCTGTTGTGCAGGAATTTGGAGTCGCCGCTCATCACGCCGGGCATCTCCCTTCCTGGAAAATTGCGATTGAAGAACTCATGCGCCAGGGATTGTTGGATGCCGTGTTTGCCACAACGACCTTGGCCGCGGGGGTCGATTTCCCGGCACGAACCGTCGTGATTACCCAATCCAGCGTACGCAAATCGCAGGATTTCACTGATCTGACCAACAGCGAAATTCAACAGCTGGCCGGCCGCGGTGGACGTCGAGGCAAAGATTTGGTGGGTGTGGTGGTCATTACTCCCTCTCCTTACATTGACTTAAACATCCTTGGCAAAGGACTCACAGGCTATCCGGAACCGATCGACAGCCAATTTGTGGTGTCCTATCCCATGGTGCTTAATCTGCTGAAGGCCCATTCCCTGGATCAGATTGAGGGATTACTCGCAAAAAGCTTTGCGCAATTTCAGCTGAATCAACGATCAAGCATCCATCAAGATCATCTGGATCAGATCAAGGACCAATTAACACCCTATGGACCCCGGGAATGCGCCGATTGGATCACTCAGTGGAAAGGCTTTGATCTGGCCCGCCGCCGCAAAGCGCACCGACATCCTATCGTCACCAAGGACACGCCCTTTTTGACGGCCTGCCTGCCTTTTTTGACTCCAGGACGCCTCATCGGACTGCCAAAAGGTCCGGCGATTATTCTCCGTCAATATCGAAGTCGTGGAACCTTTGCCCCAATGTTATCTGTGATTCGGGCGAAAGGCACCTTGGGTGAGTGTCCTGCCCATTCGGTCACTCAGGTTTACGACCGCCTGTTTGAGTTTCAGCCCTCTCGCACTATTCCCTGGTGTCAGCCTCAGGTGCTGGCTCAACTCAAGAAAGAGCTTTCCCAATTGCCTGCGCGTCTGCCTACCGTTCCGATTTTGCCGGAAACCCAGGAAACAGAAGATCCGCTTCTCGCAGAAATATTAACGGAGGAATTTCCCTGTCCCACCTGTCCCTCCCACCCGGCCTGCAAGAAAGACTTTCCTCTGGCGTCGAAACTTCGCCAGAAATCCCAGCAATTGACCAAAACGATACAAGCTCTCCGTGATGGATTGTGGCACCGGTTTCAACAAAAAGCCGACGTACTCCATAAATTCGGATATATCACCGCCAACTCGCAACTCACGGCTGACGGTGAATGGGCTAGACTCATTCGTATTAACCATTCCCTACTCATCACAGAACTGATTCGTATGGAGGCCTTCTCGGGTATTGCTCCAGGATTGTTAGCGGGCGTGATGGCGAGTATTTCCCATGATGATGATCGCCCAGGATCCTACATGCGCCTCCCGTCTGGACTGGCCTCCATGTTGACACAGGTGCGTGCTGTCGCTGATTCCTTGAGCCCGTATGAACCCCCGCCCTTGTTGCGCTCAGATGTCGCGGCACTCGTGGAAAGTTGGATCGGGAACCCTCAACTCACATGGGCTTCACTGGTTCGTTCCACATCCATGGCCGAAGGGGATGTGTATCGCCTTTTAGCCAGAACCTTGGAATTTCTCTCCCAAATATATGGACTCAAGGTGACGCATCCCGGCTTGGCCGATACCGCCCACTCCGCGATGGTGACCATGCGCCGGGAAGTCCTGCAAGAACTTCCATAG
- the eno gene encoding phosphopyruvate hydratase: protein MSLIQNMTSRMILDSRGNPTIEVDVHLASGVAGRAAVPSGASTGTREALELRDGDKKQWMGKGVAKALAGIQKHMLPALRGMEAQDQVSVDSRLIKLDGTKGKTRLGANATLGVSLAVARAAAQELGIPLFRYLGGVSARELPVPMMNIINGGAHADNGLDLQEFMIMPVGATSFSEALRMGTEIFHHLKAILKSKNMSTAVGDEGGFAPAVRSNEEALDFIVQAIHQAGYRSGKDVVLALDAAASEFFEKKVYHVRNGIKPKMSSGELVEYYAKLVKQYPIVSIEDGLDESDWTGWKQLTDHLGDRVQLVGDDLFVTNVEFLGRGIREGIANAILIKVNQIGTLTETIEAMRMAQRAGYGVVVSHRSGETEDTTIADLAVALNAGQIKTGSLSRTDRLAKYNQLLRIEETLGSAALYRGKAVLPVQT, encoded by the coding sequence ATGAGTCTTATTCAGAACATGACCTCACGGATGATTCTGGATTCTCGCGGGAATCCAACGATTGAAGTGGACGTGCATCTTGCCAGTGGCGTGGCTGGTCGTGCTGCTGTTCCCTCTGGTGCCTCCACGGGAACCCGTGAAGCCTTGGAACTGCGAGATGGGGATAAAAAGCAATGGATGGGCAAGGGTGTCGCGAAGGCCTTAGCTGGGATTCAAAAGCATATGCTCCCGGCTCTTCGAGGCATGGAAGCCCAGGACCAGGTGAGCGTTGATTCCCGATTGATTAAACTGGATGGAACTAAAGGCAAAACCAGATTAGGGGCCAATGCCACTCTTGGCGTATCGTTAGCCGTGGCGCGGGCGGCGGCACAGGAGCTGGGAATTCCCCTCTTTCGCTATCTTGGCGGGGTTTCGGCTCGGGAATTGCCGGTGCCTATGATGAATATTATTAATGGTGGTGCGCATGCAGATAATGGGCTTGATCTCCAGGAATTCATGATCATGCCCGTTGGGGCGACAAGTTTCAGCGAAGCCCTCAGGATGGGAACGGAGATTTTCCACCATCTGAAGGCCATCTTGAAATCCAAAAACATGAGCACGGCGGTCGGGGATGAGGGCGGATTTGCCCCTGCCGTCCGATCGAATGAAGAAGCCCTGGATTTCATTGTCCAAGCGATTCACCAAGCGGGCTATCGATCAGGAAAAGATGTGGTGTTGGCTCTTGATGCGGCGGCCAGCGAGTTTTTTGAGAAAAAGGTGTATCATGTGCGGAATGGGATTAAACCCAAAATGTCCTCAGGAGAGCTGGTTGAGTATTATGCCAAGTTAGTGAAGCAGTATCCGATCGTCTCCATTGAAGATGGGCTTGATGAAAGTGATTGGACTGGATGGAAGCAGCTTACGGATCATCTCGGGGATCGAGTCCAGCTTGTCGGTGATGACTTATTTGTGACTAATGTCGAGTTTTTGGGACGAGGGATCCGTGAAGGCATTGCGAATGCTATCTTGATCAAAGTGAACCAAATCGGCACACTCACGGAAACGATTGAAGCGATGCGTATGGCCCAACGGGCCGGCTATGGAGTGGTGGTGTCCCACCGATCCGGTGAGACGGAGGATACGACCATTGCGGATTTAGCTGTGGCGTTAAACGCTGGGCAGATTAAAACAGGTTCCCTGTCTCGTACGGATCGTTTGGCCAAATATAACCAGTTACTCAGGATTGAGGAGACGTTAGGCTCAGCGGCCTTATATCGCGGGAAAGCCGTTCTTCCAGTACAAACATAA
- the recO gene encoding DNA repair protein RecO — translation MPLLRTRAVIIRSQRWGDADRIVTLYSADLGKIRGAARGARRMKTRFGGVLEPFGIVDVTLFQKTPDALGQISQIDLVRNFRALREDLNVMAAAAKMVHMVEMITADRDPNPEMYSSLIYALEHLVPERDLGLTTLLFQIHVLGYTGFRPQIDRCTECGTIASPHMPQWFSPRLGGMVCHGCGQRGIGRLLSISKGSLAFIEQARRLPMASLSRLKAIGTVRVEVEEAIEAYFQAVVGKALPTFEQWVS, via the coding sequence ATGCCGCTCTTAAGAACTCGCGCGGTTATTATTCGAAGCCAACGATGGGGTGATGCTGACAGAATTGTCACTCTGTATTCCGCCGATTTGGGAAAAATTCGAGGCGCCGCACGTGGTGCACGCCGGATGAAGACACGCTTCGGGGGGGTTCTTGAGCCTTTTGGGATTGTTGATGTCACGCTATTTCAAAAAACCCCAGACGCGTTGGGGCAAATTAGTCAAATAGATCTGGTCAGAAACTTTAGAGCTCTACGAGAAGATTTAAATGTGATGGCAGCCGCTGCCAAGATGGTGCATATGGTGGAGATGATTACGGCCGATCGTGATCCCAATCCGGAAATGTATTCATCACTGATATATGCCCTGGAACACTTGGTTCCTGAGAGAGACCTGGGCCTCACCACATTATTATTTCAAATTCATGTGCTGGGCTATACTGGTTTTCGTCCACAAATTGATCGATGTACTGAATGCGGAACTATTGCCTCCCCTCATATGCCTCAGTGGTTTTCTCCTCGATTAGGGGGGATGGTCTGCCACGGTTGTGGTCAACGGGGTATAGGGCGGTTACTGTCAATTTCTAAAGGCAGTTTAGCGTTTATTGAACAAGCTCGACGCCTCCCTATGGCTAGTTTGTCACGACTAAAAGCGATCGGAACGGTCAGGGTTGAGGTGGAGGAGGCGATTGAAGCCTACTTTCAGGCGGTCGTCGGAAAAGCTCTTCCAACATTTGAACAATGGGTCTCCTAA
- a CDS encoding DUF948 domain-containing protein produces MVDLAAIIIAVAFVVLVGYLVPMILQVKRTVGQSERLLIRLNHELPGILKDVKGTNENILTLTDQARLGMDRATIFLNAVGDVGETVNQVHQTVRGKGGALAVGVSSLLAGLKAASSTIKKRVHKEQKGGPSYGN; encoded by the coding sequence ATGGTGGATTTGGCAGCGATCATCATTGCCGTGGCCTTTGTGGTCTTGGTGGGCTACCTGGTTCCAATGATTCTTCAAGTGAAACGCACCGTGGGGCAATCAGAACGTCTGCTGATTCGCCTGAACCATGAGTTGCCGGGAATATTGAAAGACGTCAAGGGGACCAACGAAAACATTTTAACTTTAACGGATCAAGCCAGGCTTGGCATGGATCGGGCCACCATTTTCTTGAATGCAGTTGGAGATGTGGGGGAAACCGTCAATCAGGTCCATCAGACTGTTCGCGGGAAAGGGGGTGCCCTTGCTGTGGGCGTTTCCAGTTTACTTGCCGGACTCAAAGCAGCCAGTTCGACTATCAAAAAACGTGTACATAAAGAACAAAAAGGAGGGCCATCCTATGGCAACTAA
- a CDS encoding FtsB family cell division protein: MRPNNKKRASTGLGGDLLERLPMVGAFLMMSVLAGTMFFNSDGLPLYFHMRETRQHLTEQIQQLQDINASIEEDILRIQRDPQRLEELARNRLGMVRQGEVVYQFVEPVPSSFTARP, translated from the coding sequence ATGCGTCCCAATAATAAAAAACGGGCGTCCACCGGGCTTGGGGGTGATCTGTTGGAGCGCCTTCCAATGGTTGGGGCTTTTTTGATGATGAGTGTGCTCGCGGGGACCATGTTTTTTAATTCTGATGGATTGCCTTTATATTTTCATATGCGGGAAACGCGTCAGCATTTGACGGAACAAATCCAGCAGTTACAAGATATCAATGCCTCGATTGAAGAAGATATCCTCCGTATTCAACGGGACCCGCAACGACTGGAAGAACTGGCCCGAAATCGTTTGGGTATGGTTCGACAGGGAGAAGTGGTGTATCAATTTGTGGAGCCGGTCCCTTCCTCGTTTACGGCCAGACCTTAG
- a CDS encoding gamma-butyrobetaine hydroxylase-like domain-containing protein, translated as MTSQASLEPTDMEWLDNGVLGITWSDGHKGVYPVRYLRQHCPCAACTDEWTGELRLKPDSIPLLILLKDIEPVGRYAFRFKWSDGHDTGLYSYTALRRMCQCDVCQPNKPKSKQLL; from the coding sequence ATGACTTCTCAAGCATCACTGGAACCGACGGATATGGAATGGCTGGATAACGGGGTCTTGGGCATTACGTGGAGTGATGGGCATAAGGGCGTTTACCCGGTTCGGTATTTGCGGCAACATTGCCCCTGTGCGGCCTGTACGGACGAATGGACCGGCGAGTTGCGTCTTAAGCCGGACTCTATCCCACTTCTCATACTCTTGAAGGATATAGAACCGGTTGGGCGCTATGCCTTCCGATTTAAATGGAGTGACGGGCATGATACCGGACTCTATTCCTATACGGCACTTCGCCGCATGTGCCAATGTGATGTCTGCCAGCCCAATAAACCCAAAAGCAAGCAACTCCTCTAG